The DNA segment CCGAGCGGGCCCGTGAGCTGCTCGGCAGCGCACCCGGTGTGGAGCTGTCCGATGTGCCGACCCCGCTGCAGGCGGCCGGCCGTGACCCGTCCTATGTCGGCCGGTTCCGAGTGGACCCGACGGTGGAGAACGGCCTCGCCCTCTTCATCTCGAACGACAATCTGCGCAAGGGCGCGGCCCTCAACGCCGTGCAGATCGCCGAACTGGTGGCCGCTTCGCTCCGCTGATTTCTTGTGAAAAGGCACCGTCCCTTGTGGGACGGTGCCTTTTTTGCATGGAAATTTGGGACTTTTTGCCCGAATCGGTAGCGCATGGCCGGTTTTGGCGGCACAGTGATGGAATGAACGACAGTGGGCTCGGCGGGGCAGGTTACTTCTGGTGCCTCCGCGACCACCGGGTTGAGAGCGGCGACCAGGTGTGTCCCGCCCAATACCGGCTCGGTCCCTACGCCACGGCGGACGAAGCGACGCGGGCACTCGACACCGTCGAGAAGCGCAATGCCGAATGGGATGCCGATGATGCCCGCTGGACAGGGGAAGCCAGCTAGATCTGTCCGGACCCCTCCGGTCGATGGCTCGTTGTCCATACCGGAGTGAGTCCCGTCTCCAGGCGCAGACGTGCCCGCAGTCATTCGCAAGGAGGAACACCTCGATGCCCGCTGCCAAAAAGGCGACGATGAGACCCGCTGTGTCCACCCGAGGGGGTGGGGGAGGCCGTGCTGCGGCTGTGCCTGCCGCTGCTACAAGAAAGGCTCCCCCCAAGGCTGTCGTGTCCAAGGCCGCTGCTACGACTCGGGGTTCGTCCTCGGCTGCCGGTAAGGGGCGTGCTGTCGCCGGGGCCAAAGCGGTGAAGCCTGTCGCGGCTGCTGCTCGGGCGGGGCGGGGGTCGGCTTCCACGCGGGTCACTGCCAAGGCGCCTGAGGTCAGGAAGACTGCTGCTCCTGTTCGGTCCGCCTCTTCTAAGGCTGCCCCTGGTAAGGCTGTTTCCTCCAAGGCTGCCGCTTCTTCCTCCAAGGTTGCCGCTTCGAAGGTCGCCGCTTCCAAGGTCGCCGCTTCCAAGGTCGCTGCCACCAAGGTCGCTGCCTCCAAGGCTGTCGCCGGCAAGCCGGCGGCCAAGGCCAAGGCTGTCGCTCCCAAGCAGGCGGTCCGGTCGGTGGAGCGCGGTGCCGTCAAGGGTGCTCGCGCCGTACCCGCAAGTCCCAAAGCGTCCGTGGTGAAGCAGAAGCAGGCGCCCAAGGCGGCCGCGCCCAAGCCGGGCCGGAACGCGGTAGTGCCGGCCGCGCGTTCCGGGCGGTCCACCGCCAAGCCGTCGGTCAGGTCTGCCGGGCGGCGGGTCGCGGCCGCGTTGAGCGGTACCGGCAAGGGGCAGGTCACCGTCTCCACCGAGGACCTGCGGAAGATGGATGAAGTCGACCCCAGCCAGGTCGAGGACGTGCCGTTCGTCGGTAAGTGGTTCCCTTCGCACTCCGGCCCGGCCACCCCCGACGCGGACTCCGACCAGTGGGGTTCCGACCGCCCCGACCTCGACGCGATCGGCGGCGGAGGCAACGGCCCGGACGCCGGCGAACCGCCTGCCGACGACGCCACCCCGGACGACGACTTCGAGGACGACGACGAGGACGAGACCACGCGCCGCAACGTCTCCACGTCACTTCCCGAGGTCTCCGAGATCGCCACGGTCCCGGACGACTTCGACGCGTCGGTGAGCACCGCCTTCATCGCCGGCGTACCGTCACCGGCCGCCCGCCCCACCGGCGCCCGCGTGGCGAAGGCCGGCCCGGCCCGGACCGCCGGCGCCAAGGTGGCACAGTCCGGCCGCGCTACCGGCCGAGCCACGGTCAAGCCGGTCTCCCCGGCGGCGGCGCCTGCTGAGGTCGCTGCCCCGGCCGAACCCAAGGCCGCTCCGGCGGCGAAGTCCGCGAGAGGCAGGGCGACTTCGGCTTCTGCTTCCGCTTCGAAGACCGAACGAGTAAGCGGCAAGAAGTCAGCCCGCACCGCAGCAACGCCGGCGACGAAGACGACGGCGACCAAGTCGGCTGCGACCAAGTCAGCTGCGACCAAGTCAGCGGCGACCAAGTCAGCGGCGACCAAGTCAGCGGCGACCAAGTCAGCTGCGACCAAGGCGGCGGCTACCAAGACGGCGGCTGCGAAGGCGGTCGGGGTCAAGGCGACTGCGGCGAGGACGGCTGCTTCCAAGGTCGCCGGAACCAAGGCGACCGCGGCGAAGTCGACGGCAGCGGCGACCAAGGCCGCCGGGGCTAAGGCGGCTGCTACCAAGGCCGCCGGCACCAAGGTGACTGCTACCAAGGCCGCTGGGGCTAAGGCGACCGCGACCAGGGCGGCCGGGACCAAGGCGACCGCGACCAGGGCGGCTGCTACCAAGGCTGCGGGTGCCAAGGCGACCGTCTCGAAGGCGGCTACTGCCAAGGCGACCGGGACCAGAGCCACTGCGGCGAAGGCGACCGGAACCAAGGTGGCTTCGAAGGCTACGGCGACCAGGACTACGGCGGCCAAGACTGCTGGGGTGAAGGCGACCGCTGCTAAGGCGACTCCGACGCGGGCCGCCGGTACCAGGGCGGCTGCGACGAAGGCGACCGCTACCAAGTCGACCGCTACTAAGGCGGCTGGCGCGAAGGCGACTGCGACCAGGGCGACTGCGAACAGGACTGCGGCTAGTAAGGCGGCTCCCGTCAAGGCGGGCAAGGCGGTGGCTACCAGGGCTACGGCGGCTAAGGTCGCCGGCGGTAAGGCTGGTGCCAAGGCGACCGGAGCGAAGGCCACCAAGGCTACGGCGACCAAGACGGCCACGAAGGCCACTACTGCCAAGGCGACTGCGGCCAAGGCGACGGCGGCCAAGGCGACGGCTACTAAGGCGGCCAAGGCCACGGCTTCCAAGGCTGCCGCCACCAAGTCGACCGCTACTAAGGCAACCGGTACCAGGGCTGCCGCGGTCAAGGCCGGTAAGGCTACGGCTGCCAAGGCTACGACCAGGGCCGCTGGTGCCAAGGCGACCCTTTCGAAGGCGGCTACCACCAAGGCGACCAAGGCGACCGCTGCCAAGGCGACCGCTGCCAAGGCGACCGCTGCCAAGGCGACCAAGGCGACAGGGACCAAGGCGGCAGGGACCAAGGCGACTAGCGCGAAGGCCGCCGGGACCAAGTCCACTGCGGCGAAGGCGAGCACCGCCAAGGCGAGGGTCGGCAAGGCGGCGACGGCTAAGGCCACCACTGCCAAGAGCGCTGCTGCCAAGGCCACTACCGCCAGGGCCACTACTGCCAAGGCGACCGCGACCAAGGCGACCGCGACCAAGGCCGCTGCAGGCAAGGCATCCACTGCCAAGACGGCCGCCAAGAGTGGTAACGCCCGGGCCACCTCGCCCAAGGCTGCGACGGGAGCGACCGGGCGTACCGCGGCGAACAAGTCGGCTGCCGCCAAGGCGGGGAGTCCGGCCGGTAACTCCGCCAAGACGACTAGGGTCGCTCGCGCTTCGGGGGCTAACGCGGGCGAGGGCTCCGGGCGTACGACGTCAAGGGTTGCGCGCAAGCGGTAACGGAAAGAGGGACCACCGTGCGGGCCACGCCGATCGGCGTGGCCCGCGTGTGTGTCGTGGGCCTGGTAGGAATGTCGGGTGCCGATCAAGAAGGTCATAGCGCCGCAGATCGACTTCTCCGGGTTGCGGCAGGAGTTGCGCCTGCCCGACGAGTTCCCGGTTGAGGTTCTCGCGGAGGCTGAGGAGGCGGCGCGCACGGCGCTGCCCGAAAACGATCAGACGGACGTGCCGTTCGTGACCATCGATCCGGCCTCGTCGCGGGACCTTGATCAGGCGATGCATCTGAGCCGGCGGGAGGGTGGCGGTTACCGGGTTCGCTATGCGATCGCGGATGTCGCCACGTTCGTGCCGGCGGGCTGGGCGGTCGCGGCGGAGAGCTGGGTACGGGGACAGACCGTCTACCTGCCCGACGGCCGTATCCCCCTGCACCCGCCGGTGCTCAGTGAAGGCGCGGTGAGTCTGCTCCCCGACGCCGACCGTGCCGCGGTGGTGTGGACCATCGACCTGGACGCCGAGGGTGCGACCGTCGGTGTCGCGCTGGAGCGGGCGCGGGTCCGCAGCCGGGCCAAGCTGGACTACGCGAGCGTGCAGCAGCAGGTCGACGCGGGTTCGGCGCCGGAGTCGGTGGCGCTGCTGCCGGAGATCGGCACGCTGCTCGCCCGGCGGGCCGCGGATCGTGGCGCGGTGAACCTTCCGCTGCCGTCGCAGGAGGTCGAACGCGACGGTGACGGCTGGCGGCTGGCTCTGCGGGCCCCGCTGCCGGTCGAGGAGCACAACGCGCAGATCTCGCTGCTCACCGGGATGGCCGCTGCGGCGATCATGCTGGAGGGCGGGGTCGGGCTGCTGCGGACGATGCCCGCGCCGAAACCGGAGGCCGTCGAGAAACTCCGGGCCGCCGCCGCGTCGCTGGGGATCGAGTGGCCGGCCGGAGCATCGGTCGGTGCGGTGGTCGGGTCGGTGGATCCGGCGAATCCGCGAGGTGCGGCATTCCTGGAACAGGCCGCGGACCTGCTGAGGGGAGCGGCCTACACAGCGTTCGGCGTGCCCGGCAGCGAAGGGATTCCCGAGTTGACCGGGCACGGTGGAGTCGGAGCTCCCTACGCCCACGTCACCGCACCGCTCAGGAGGCTGGCCGACCGCTACGCCACCGAGACCTGCCTGGCACTGCATGAGGGCCGCCCGATCCCGGACTGGGCCCGCGAGGCCCTGCCGCAACTGCCGAAGACGATGTCGAGCACGGACCGGACCGCGTCGGCGGCGGATCGTGGGGCGATCGATCTGGCCGAGGCGGTGCTGCTGGAGCAACGGGTGGGTGAGACGTTCGAGGCGGCGGTGCTGGATCGGGAGGAAGGGTCGGAGAAGCGGCCGGCGCAGGGGACGATCGCGATCGACGAGCCGGCCGTGCGGGCCCGCTGTCTCGGTGATCTGCCGCTGGGCAGCCGCATCGAGGTGCGGCTCACCACCGCGGACCCGTCGACCAGGACGGTCCGGTTCGAGAAATCGTGATGTGTAGTCTCTTCGATCAATCGACGAGGGGACTGCACGGTGAATCGAGCCTGGAGCACTGTGGCGGCGCGGACCGCCTCGGTGGCGCTGCTGGTCGCCGGCCTGGCCGGGGGCGTCTACCTGGGCGAGCAGGCCGGCACGCCGGAGGCTGCCGGGTTCGCCCAGGTCGAGGTGAGCGACATGCAGCTGCTCAAGGAACGGCAGAACGAGCACACCGCGGCCCGCGCGATGCGGCACGAGGCGGAGACCGAGGCTGCCGGGAAGGCCGCGACGGAGGCGAAACGGGCCGCGGGTGAGGCGCGCACGCTGGAGAAGAAGCGGATCACGAAGAAGAAGGCGGAAGCGGAGGCGAACGCCGGTCCCGTCCCCTTCACCGGTCCGATTCCCGGCTCGTGCAAGGAGTTCAGCGGCAGCCGCGCGGTCGGCTGCACGCTGATGCTGGCGAAGGGGTTCGGGATCGCCGAGTTCCCCTGCCTCAACCAGCTGTGGAACAAGGAGAGCGGCTGGAACTACAAGGCCGAGAACCGCAGCTCCGGCGCCTATGGCATTCCGCAGGCGCTGCCGGGTAGCAAGATGGGCTCGGTCGCCGCCGACTGGAAGACCAATCCGGCGACGCAGATCAAGTGGGGACTCGGGTATGTGAAGGGTCGCTACAAGACGCCGTGCGGCGCGTGGACCTACTTCCAGAACAACGGGCATTATTGATCTTCGTACGAGGGGAGCTGCCGTGCGCTCCCCTCGTACGAATGATCAGAAGGTGTGCTCGGCGGCGGGGAACTCGCCGCTCCTGACCTCCGCCGCGAATTGCCGCGTCGCCTCGGTGAGGGCGCCGGCCAGATCGGCGTAACGCTTCACGAACCGCGGCGCCTTGCCGGTTCGAAGACCGGCCATGTCCTGCCAGACCAGCACCTGCGCGTCGGTGTCCGGCCCGGCGCCGATGCCCACCGTCGGAATCTCCAGCTCCTTGGTGATCTGCTGTGACACGTCACCGGGCACCATCTCGAGGACGACGGCGAAGGCGCCCGCGTCGGCGACCGCCCGGGCGTCCGAGATGACCTCGGCGCCCTCGTTCTCCCGGCCCTGGACGCGGTATCCGCCGATGGTGTGCTCGCGCTGCGGCGTGAAGCCGATGTGCGCCATCACCGGGATGCCGGCGCCGGTGATCGCCTCGATCTGCGGGGCCATCCGGCGGCCGCCTTCGAGCTTCACGGCGTGGCAGCCGCCCTCCTTCATGAAGCGGACCGCGGTGCGCAGTGCCTGCGTCGGGCCCTCCTCATAGCTGCCGAACGGCAGGTCGCCCACGATCAGCGCGGTCTTCGTCGCCCGGACCACCGCCTTGACCAGCGGCAGCATCTCGTCGACGGTGACCGGCAGGGTGGTCTCGTGGCCGTAGACGTTGTTCGCCGCCGAGTCGCCGACGAGCAGGACCGGCACACCGGACTGGTCGAAGATCGAGGCGGTGTACATGTCGTAGGAGGTCAGCATCGGCCAGCGGTCGCCACGAACCTTCGCGTTGATCAGGTCACGGGTACGGACGCGACGGGTCGGCGGGCCGCCGTACAGGGTGGCAATTTCCGACATTTCACATATCTCCTTCCCTCGAGGCCGCGCGGATGCGGTCCCCGGGTGCGGTAAATGGTCGCACCCGAAAGCGCCCGCCGGTCAGAGGTCAGTGGAGGTTTTCACACGGGTTTCGCACCTTCGCGAAACGAGTTGGTAATGGGCAGGCGGCGGTCCCGCCCGAACGCCTTGCCCGAGATCTTGGTGCCCGGCGCTGACTGCCGGCGCTTGTACTCGGCCAGATCGATCATGCGGAGGACCCGGTCCACCAGGGCGGCGTCGTTCCCAGCTTCGATCAACTCGGCGCGGCCCATGTCGTGGTCCACGTAACCGCGGATGATCGGGTCGAGCACCTCGTAGTCCGGCAGCGAGTCCGAGTCCTTCTGATCCGGCCGCAGCTCGGCGCTCGGCGCCTTGGTGATCGAGTTCTCCGGGATCGGCGCGTTCCCCTGCGTGTTCCGCCAGCGCGCGAGCTTCCACACCATGGTCTTCGGCACGTCCTTGAGCGGATTGAATCCGCCGACCGAGTCGCCGTAGAGCGTCGAGTAGCCGACCGCCAGCTCGCTCTTGTTGCCGGTGGTCAGGACCAGGTGGCCTTCCTGGTTCGACAGCGCCATCAGGATGACGCCGCGGACCCGGGCCTGCAGGTTCTCCACCGTCACGCCGGAGAGCGACATGTTCGCGAGGAAGGCGTCGACCATCGGCTGGATCGGTTCGGCCCGGTAGTCGATGCCGGTCCGCTTGGCCAGCTCGGCGGCGTCGTCCTTGGAATGCTCCGAGGAGTAGCCGCTGGGCATCGAGACGGCGAAGACGCGTTCCGGCCCGAGGGCGTCGACGGCGATGGCGGCGACGACGGCGGAGTCGATGCCGCCGGACAGGCCGAGGATGACCGATCGGAACCGATTCTTGTTGACATAGTCTTTCAAGCCGAGAGTGAGCGCCGCCCAGACCTCGGCCTCGTCCTCGATCCGTTCCGCGATACCGCCCTCCCTCGTGCCGTCCTCCCTCGTGCCCGGGATTTCCGGACTCAGGGCGATGCTCTCGCGAGTGATCGCCATGTCGTCGGCGATCGACTGCTCGACTCGCGGCTTCGCCGCATCGGTCTCGCGGGCCTCGTTCGGCGCGGCGTCGGCATCGGGCAGATCCAGATCGTGTACGAGGAGAGCCTCACTGAACTGACCGGCCCGGGCCAGCAGGACCCCGTCCGGGGACACGATCATCGAGTCGCCGTCGAAGACCAGTTCGTCCTGCCCGCCGACGGCGTTGACGTAGGCGACGGTCGCCCCCGCCTCGGCGGCCCGGCGCTGCACGAGCGGAAGCCGTACGTCGTCCTTGTTCAGCTCGTACGGCGAGGCGTTGATGTTGACGACCAGGCCGGCGCCGGCCCGCCGAGCCGCGGTGAACGGCCCGCCCGCCTGCCAGATGTCCTCGCAGACGGTCAGCGCGACGTCGACCCCGCCCAGCCGCACGACCGTCAGCGACGTCCCGGGCTCGAAGTACCGGTCCTCGTCGAAGACGCCGTAGTTGGGCAGGTGGTGCTTGAAGTAGGTGGCGACGACCCGGCCGCCGTGCAGCAGCGCCGAGGCGTCCCGCCGCCCGCTGCCGGCGACCGCGTCCGAACTGGTGTGCGCCGGGCCGTCGGCGTCCACGTAGCCGACGACCACGGCCAGGTCGCCGAGCCCGTCGGCTTGCAGGTCGGCGGCGAGCCGGTGCAGGGCGTCGCGGGAGGCGGCGACGAACGAGTTGCGGAAGACGAGATCCTCGATCGGGTACCCGGTCAGCATCATCTCCGGGAAGGCGACGAGGTGCGCGCCGGCCGCGTGCGCCTCGCGGGACCAGCGGCGTACCGCCTCCGCATTGCCGTGAATGTCACCGACGGTCGAGTTCACTTGAGCAAGGGCGATGCGCAGCGTGGGCATGGCCCATATTGTTCCCCGGCTCACGCCTTTCCGATCGTGACCCGGGCCGACGTCACAGGCCGTGCGCAGCGTAGTCTCGACGGACAGGATCGATACGGCACGAGGGGTGGAAGTGGACCGACAGCAGGAGTTCGTGCTTCGGACGCTCGAGGAGCGCGACATCCGTTTTGTCCGTCTTTGGTTCACCGACGTGCTGGGCACGCTGAAGAGCGTCTCGGTCGCCCCGGCGGAGCTGGAGTCGGCGTTCGAGGAGGGCATCGGCATCGACGGCTCGGCGATCGAGGGCTTCGCCCGGGTCTACGAGTCGGACATGGTCGCCATGCCGGACCCGACCACCTTCCAGGTCTTCCCGTTCGAGGGCGGCGTCAGCGGCGAGAGCGCCCGGATGTTCTGCGACATCCTGCTCCCCGACGGCAGCGCCGCCTGGGCCGACCCGCGTCACGTGCTGCGCCGCGCCCTGGCCAAGGCCGCCGAGAAGGGCTTCACCTTCTACACCCACCCCGAGGTCGAGTTCTTCCTGATCCAGGACGGGGAGAACGACGGCTCGGTGCCGGTGCCGGTCGACAGCGGTGGCTACTTCGACCACACCACCCACGCGATCGCCCGTGACTTCCGCCGCCAGGCCGTCCTCGCGCTGGAGCGGATCGGCATCTCGGTCGAGTTCAGCCACCACGAGGTCGCGCCCGGCCAGCAGGAGATCGACCTGCGCTACGCGGACGCGCTGACCACGGCCGACAACATCATGACGTTCCGGCACGTGGTCAAGGAGGTGGCGCTCTCCCAGGGCGTGAAGGCCACCTTCATGCCGAAGCCGTACACCGACCAGCCCGGCTCGGGCATGCACACCCACCTGTCGCTGATGGAGGGCGAGCGCAACGCCTTCTACGACCCCGAGGACCCGCAGAAGCTGTCGAAGACGGCTCGCGCGTTCATCGCCGGTCTGCTGGTGCACGCCCGGGAGTACACGGCGATCACCAACCAGTGGGTGAACTCCTACAAGCGGCTCTTCCCGCTGCAGCTGCCGGACCGGATCACCGAGTCCCCGGCGTTCGTGAGCTGGGGCCACCTCAACCGGTCCGCGCTGGTCCGGGTGCCGGCCTTCGGCAAGCCCAGTTCGGCCCGCGTCGAGGTCCGCTCGATCGACTCGGCGGCCAACCCCTACCTCGCCTTCGCCGTCATGCTCGGCGCCGGCCTCAAGGGCATCGAGGAGGGCTACGAGCTTCCCCCGGGCGCCGAGGACGACGTGTGGTCGCTCTCGCCGGCCGAGCGCAAGGCCGCCGGTTACGAAGCGCTGCCGGAGAACCTGTCCGAGGCGATCGACGTGATGGCCGGCTCGGAGCTGATCGCCGAGGTGCTCGGCGAGCACGTCTTCGACTTCTTCCTGCGCAACAAGCGGGCCGAGTGGGAGCAGTTCCGCCGCGAGGTCACGCCCTACGAGCGTCAGCGGTACCTCGGCGCGCTCTGATCACGAACGTAAAAGAAACGCCAGGCGGCGGCGATCCTCCCCGTGGAGAGTGAGGATCACCGCCGCCTGACTGGTTCGGCTGCCTGCGCTGGGGTGGGGGCTACCCCGTTGTCAGCCGACCTGTAGGGCACCCGATGGACCGCCCGTTCCCCTGATCCGATCCACCGGGTGCCTGCCTTCACCTGTCCTGGTCGCCGTCGCCGGGGAAACCACCGTCGTGGTCCCCGTCGCCGTCGCCGGGACGCGCGCTGAAGCTGGGCTGCGGCCTCGCGCTGGAGCTGTAACCGAAACTCGGCCGGACGCTGCCGCTGGGCCGGACATAGCCGCTGGGCCGGACGCTGCCGCTCGGCCGGACTCCCGGCCTGCGCAGGTCGAAGCAGTAATTCTCGACGCGGGTGCGGTCCTTCTTGCCGGCCTTGCGGACGAGATCGCGGAAGTGGTCGTCGTCGAGGGCCCGCCATCGGCCGTCCCGGTCTCGTCCGTCGAACTCGGTGCACAGGTCGGCCACCTTCGGGCGCGGCCGGGCTGAGCTGGAGGGCTTCGGGGAGTCCGACGGCTTCGGGCGCGGGGACCAGCTGGGGGAGGACTCCGGCGAGCGGGACGGCTCGGCGGACGAGGAAGCGAACATCGGGTTGGGCAGGGCGCCGGTCGACGCGGCGAGCGCCACGCCGCCCACTGTCGCGGTGGTGGCGAACGCCGCCGCCGCGACCTTGAAGGTCAGAAGCTTGAGCATCGGATTTCTTCTCCGGGCGACCGCCGGTGCGGGGGAGTGGGCCGCGGCCCGGAACGCGGCCATCGCCGTGGCCTCCCCGGCCAGCTCCCGATCCGTGGCGGGCGCCGCCGCCGCGGACAGGAGATCGGCCAGCGGATGCCCGTGCCGGTCTCCGCGCAGCAGACTCTCCGCGGTCGTCCGGTCCATCGGGCCTCCTCCCTCGGGGCTGCCTCTCTCGGGGCTGCTCATCTCATCTCCTTCAGCGCCGGCGCCGGAAAATGTGTCACCGGCGGAGGTTTGCGCTGCTCAGGGATGTTGAGCCGCTGAGCGAGCCGGCCCAGCCCGCGGTAGGCGGCGGTACGCACCGCCCCGGGGCGCCGGCCCAGGATCCTCCCGGTCGTCTTGGCGTCGAGGCCGACGACGACGCGCAGCATGACGGCCTCGGCCATCTCCTGCGGAAGGGACGCGATCAGCGTGAGCGCCGCTTCGGTGGTGACCAGTTCCAGAGCACGATCGGCGGTGTCGTCGTCGGCGCGCATCTCCGCCAGATATTCGTCGGCGTGACCGGACGCCGACTGCGGGCGCCGGCGCTGCGCGCGCAGCAGGTCCATGGCGCGGTGCCGGGCGATCGTCGCGGTCCAGCCGCGGAAGCCGTCGCCGTCACCTTTGAACGAGCGCAGGTCGCGGGCGATCTGCAGCCACGCCTCGGAAGCCACGTCCTCGGCGTCCTCGCCGACGAGCACGCGCAGATAGCGGAGCAGCGCCGGTTGTTGCAGGCGGTAGAGCTGCCGGAACGCGTTCTCGTCGCCGGACTGCGCGGCGCGCACCACGGCGTCGAGCTCTTCCGGTGCCAGCATGCGACCTCCGTGCGTTCCCCGTACGTGCACTGTCCGGATCCGCCGGGCAGGCAGGCTCCCGTGGTTACAGCGCCGGGCCGCGAGAATGTGTCACAGCTCGGTTCGGAAGAAAAGTTTGAGCCGTCCTTTCGACGTGGTAGATCGTCTCCGATACGGTCGGGTGCTGACATCATGCGACAAGGGAGAAGCCGTGCTGGAAGACCTGCTTGAAGGCGCCGGGCGGAGCATCGTTTTCGGTCTGGTCGGCATCGGCCTGATGGCGATCGGCTACCTGCTGATCGACGTGCTCACCCCCGGCAAGCTCAAGGACCTGATTTTCGTCGAACGCAACCCCAACGCGTCCTTGCTGCTGGCCGCGAACCAGCTGGGCATCTCGGCGATCGTTTTCACCGCCATCTTCACGAGCTACGACTCGTTCGGAGAGGGCCTGGCCTCCACGGTCCTTTTCGGTCTCGTCGGCATCGGCATCATGGGCCTCGCCTTCCTCGTCCTGGACTGGATGACGCCCGGCAAGCTCGGCGAGGTCATCTGCACGCCCGAGCGCCACGGCGGCGCGCTGGTGAGCGCCGCTTCGCACTTCGGCGCAGCCCTGATCGTCTGCGCCTGCATCTCCTGACGCCGCACGCTCAGCGGTCTTGATCGTTTCACCACCGGATCCGGTGTAGAACGGTCAAGATCGCTGCGGATCCTCACCCCGACGTCCGGCCGAAGTCTCCGATCGCTCCGACCATGCCCATGCGGCGGACCCGGGGTAGGTCCTCCGTTATCGCCGCTGCTGACATCAAGATGGGGATCGCCGCCAGTTGAGCCACCGCCACCCAGTGGCCCAGCGGGATGGTGGCGAGGACGGCTGCCGCGGCGGCGAACCGGTACCAGATCCGGTCGAGCCCGAGCAGCCACAGGAAGACGGCGTGGCCGACGTAGTAGAGGGCCACGCCGCCACTGAGCGCGATCGCCGTACCCCAGTGCATCGGCTCGAACGCGTATCCGACCGTCTTCTTGATGCCGACCGCTGTCACCACGATGCCGAGCAGCATCGGCAGGTGGCCCCAGCCCCAGGCGTTCAGCGCGAGCCGTCCCCGCCGCCGCGGATCGGTGCACCCGGCGAGCACGTGCTCGGCCCGCCGGTCGTCACCGGCGAAGTAGCACCACCACAGGTAGTACGCGATGCAGAGCCCGAGCACCGCGACGAGGACCGCCTCGAAGTCCAGCGGCACGTCCCGGAACCCCAGCCCGATCGCGATGATCGACTCACCGATCGCAATGATCATGACGAGGCTGTGCCGCTCGACGAAGTGCCCGGCCGCGAGCGAGTGCATCTCGAGCGGATGGACGTATCCCGCGGCGAGCTGGACGAGCGGCGCCGCGATCCA comes from the Actinoplanes sp. OR16 genome and includes:
- a CDS encoding low temperature requirement protein A, which translates into the protein MTQQRESAGIRVSTLELFFDLVFVFTVMQLSETLADDLTLGGVVDVLLVLAVLWWMYSGYAWLTNAVGPTTTFRRTMLLAGMSGFLVMAIATPEAFGEYGWIFGAGYVVVNLVHSILFLRAGPEAARMMRLLGPMNMLAALLVLAGGLLPEPYRHLCWIAAPLVQLAAGYVHPLEMHSLAAGHFVERHSLVMIIAIGESIIAIGLGFRDVPLDFEAVLVAVLGLCIAYYLWWCYFAGDDRRAEHVLAGCTDPRRRGRLALNAWGWGHLPMLLGIVVTAVGIKKTVGYAFEPMHWGTAIALSGGVALYYVGHAVFLWLLGLDRIWYRFAAAAAVLATIPLGHWVAVAQLAAIPILMSAAAITEDLPRVRRMGMVGAIGDFGRTSG